Below is a genomic region from Argopecten irradians isolate NY chromosome 14, Ai_NY, whole genome shotgun sequence.
CATCTGTCAGTCGCTTTGATGTTTGTCCGGTAGAACGGAGTAATAGAGGTCAAGCAGACAAAATAGTCCATACCAATTTtccataagaaagcattacagaagttcagGAAAGATTCtgaacttaaaaaaaatcttaatatcTGTTATGCTCCTATATGGGGACTTTGTAAGTGAAGGAAGTGAATTTTGGTGTAACTGGCCCCATATACAAAAGAACCAATCACAGACATGTGCGAGGTTTACCTACGGATATacgtacacatatacatgtacattacttGTTGATTTCTTTCCTATGTCTTAGGAAACAACGAAAAAAGGTGATGTCCGTCAACAAATTGTTACCCATAATCCCCAAGACGGAAGTCTACAAATCTGTTACACCGCCTCGATCAACTTAATGACCGAATGACAAATGGAAAAAACAGctttaaaaatagattttaaacCTAGACAAGTTATTTTTGTAATCAACTGCAGTTTCCGTAAACAGAACTTGATAGAACAAGCGGTGAAAGAAACCTGCTTACTAGACGGCTGCTCAGCCGATATTAGCTCACGTGAGTTTTTGTCACGTGCCATTCAAATGAAAGTTCCACATGAATTTCAAGAGAATATTTTCATGTGATTTTATGTGACTTCATGTGAAATCTACGTGAATGTTTTTTACAGAACATGTGAACAATTTTATGCGAATTAACGTTTTGCACTGTTTCACGTGAAATTGATGCGTAGCAGTATTAGTTGCATGTAGTTTCCATCGTTTACGTAGAGGAGCACCAGCGAACACCGTGGAATAGGGTACACTGTAGCGGGATTGCAGGCAGCtaagtcggtagagcactcggctagtgttcggggggtcctgggttcgaatcccggtctggtagctacattttctcctctcctgtttcAACACCAATGtctcatattttgtatatagtaACAGAGttaattcaaatatcatatagtTGCTAACTATATGCCTAAAGATCAAACTAGAAATAAATCTCACTCTCTCAATATATGCTAGTACGGATGGGAGAGAATGAAATAAGGTATCATGTGTTACATTAACATATCTCACATTGAATGCCCAAAAAggacaatgtattttaatgaaaacGTTTTCAACTACTTCGAACCGATATATATGGAAGTGTTTTTTCAACGGTACTAGAGCTATCTCGGACTTAATATTGCATGTAGGCTTTGAATCTTGATAAAGTTGCAACTTTTTATGACTATTAGGCAAAATGAAGTTTAGAAGCGcagaacaaatatttgtttaatgcAAATTTTATTTGCAATCTTTTATTGTAAGCACGCTTTTACCTTATTTTTTCTGACATACATTCTTACTCAATTTCAATTCTGACCATAACTGTGCAGTGTGAGCTGACGAAGCTAACTTATTCAAAAGCAAAAAACGTCTGCATTATGTTGCCAGAAAAAGTCAGGTGCCTCTACAGTAATTCGACCTTGGTGCTAAATAGAATGACATCAATTATCGAAGCCTTTTAAAAGTATTTGTAAGCTGTTGGAGCGATATTTGAATAATCAATAATGCCTTATCCTCATGAGATTTTTTGTAATTAGCGCGTTTTATGCTCTTAACTTGTCAGAGTGAAATTTTAATACTTTTCACTAGCGCTTGATACGGAGGTCATATTGACATAAATGTGATATTTCTCAGAGACTCTGTTCTACGTcagaaaaattaaaagaagAAATGCTTGCATACCCATACAGTTTTTAGACTTCATCTGTCATGAATGAAGTAGCCTTAATTGGTCCCTTTGATAGTAAACACCGACCATGTGACATGCCGTCAAGCGTTCTGATTCCTCAGTCAGTGATAACCATCGAGAAATGTTCCTTTCTCATTTTTTTCATCGATGTCTTTGAGCGACAATTACTCATATAACAAGATGTTCAAATTTCCTTGAATAGCTTTAAAAAGTTCTAAAATATTCGAGGGAAATGTTCGTCTTGGTGTAAAACGTTCTTAATGCTTGTATCCCCCTAAAAAgattatattgattttgttttgataaaaaataaatttcaaattagcTTTTATAAGAGATATGAAAAGGAACTAAAAACTACCTGATGACATCAAGTATAATAagaatcattattatttttcttcctCGAAATTCTAAAATCATGTCAAGGTGAAGCGTTTTGATTCATTACTTCAACCTTGAACAAGGGCGAACAATGACCCATTAATATGTttccattgaaaaaaaaatagaaaaaaaactcgTTTAAGACATTTGTCTTGTATGGCTCAACACCGTCTTCTGGGTTAAAGATTTTAATCCGTAAACTTTAGCGTTGGAGTTAAATAccgtataaccggttatttATGAGGGTCGACATTTTCATGATTTATTAGCGATTATAATATTCAAACTCTAGCTTTAAAAAGTGTGCATGGTTAAACCAATTTTGAATATTTCGTGGATAAACAAGCACTCTTAGAAATGACCCGCGAAATCGTGAAGATAATATTTTCTACCCCATCGAACAATGACATCAGCACTTTCGGTGAGGGTAAGGTGTCCCTGTCTTACCAAGGGACTAGACAGTGTGCATGCCATGCTTAGAACATATTTGGGTGATAAACTGGAAGTAGTTAAACGTCatgcaaatgaaaattaatctgTGCAGTCCAATTGGACAATCAATATCACATTAGAACTCGAGCTCGTGCTTCACGCGTGTgctgaactttgacctaatgATCGTCGCAATCGAAATGCCACCTACCTTTACATGTTTTCATTGATGTCTTACCCGGTTAAAAGAGTTATTTAACTTGTTTTCATACAATATTAGTTAGTATTTCTATGActgtgaatatttcaaaataatttagatTCTCGTTTGTGACAGTACAACAAGTTTAATAAAATCTTTGCTATGTAAAATAGAAATCTCCAAGTTGACTTATTGATTATTCTtggattttgtttatttttttcaaaccaaTAAGAATGTCCGTTATAAGCAAGATTAACTTCATAGCTCTGGATACAAACAGCACCAAGTGAGGAAACTACGGCTACTGTGTTTCCTCTTTAATTGTCTCCTGATCACCTCTTCTCTGACCTTGAccgatatgatgatatgataccatGAAAAGACAACATAACTATCTATGACAAGTTACCGAAGGGTCATAATGAAAACCATAATACGTTAACTGGACAAATGAATTCACATCATTGACATTACCCGTAAATATAAACGTATTAAGACGCTATAGGAAGACAATATTAGTCCGGGTATTTGACAGAAAACAAACCCATCCAAAATCTATATTTGTCACTTGGCATTGGATTTTCGACAGTTCAGTAAATATAATTCTGCCACATAATATCGAATCAAGAAAAAATCGTTTACATTAAATAAAGCAAAAGCAACTTCCATGTATTGTATTGAACACACTAACAGTAGTTTCACTAACACCTTTCGGGCGTAGCACAATTATATcgattatttaaattaaaaactggTTTATTTcccatataaataaatatttcattacacaGACAGAACTGTCCATATACCTATTTCAAATAAtggcagtatgcttcagtgagatagcaccaCAAGATGGACATTATATATAGCCGAGACAAAATGAATATACCGCAACCTCCCAAAACTCTTATGCATTTATAACACAACAAACATATCGCATGGAGGTTGTTAAATAATTGTCTCAGGATAATCAGTCTAAGGTGTCGTCAAAGCCTGGCCCCAAGCTATCCACGGTTGTTTAGCATAAACATCCAAGACCTTTGCTGGAAATACAATAATAAACTCATTAATTATTCTAACTTTGTCCACGAGGTGTTGTTTAGAGCATTGTCGTAAGCTGTATTGATGTATATTCACAACTTCATTATAACGCTTAACCTAAGAACACAAGTTTTGAAGGAGAAATGATGGGATTATAAAATGTCAGTATCGTATGGAAAAGTATAAAACAATCTTGATTGACGGAGTCCGAACTGTGCACAATCTGGTCCCTTATCTACCTGTACGCAAATTTATTCCTGTCTTAAGACAATAGAATTGTCGACTAAATTGGGGATCCTATCTTTTCTCTCATTACCTACGGTTTTTCTCTTTTTCTAATGACTCCTTCGACACCGCTTCATTTTACCCGTTGTCTGTATGATACGACAGTGTAAGCAATAAAAATGACTGGAGATCAAGTAATCGCGggagacacaacacggacaTACATGCGCCATTGccttcaaaacattccattcagaaatTCACACAAACGATAACCTTAGTTATTATTTGAACGTTAAACCCAGTCAATCAACTGCTTTGATGACTACTTTTAGTCATGGGAAATCGATATCGACCCTGATGCGTTTAGAATTTATGGTATAATTGTTCGGGAAATCATGGAAATCTATGAATGGGGATCGATTCAATGGCATTCCTGTTGACAGAATTTGATAGATAACCATTATTTGGATTTTCCTGGATCTGGGACATTTGGCCATTAAGGTATGCACTCAAGGCAATTAACTTTGGAAGCATTGTGATACACAAACGATAGCAATTACTTGTGTAGTGTCGAGTCGACAATGACATGACTGTGATTATTCAACAGAACAGCTACGCTCGTCCAGGTGCTAGATAAATGATTTCTGTAACTGATTATTCAGTAACTGATATCATCCAatcttaatttgtatattttttgtgtgtattgtaatatttgtttgtgACAGGTAGCGTAAAGGATAATTATCGGAATAGGTGCTTATAGGTGAGTCTTTCATCAAGTTACCCAGCAATGACTGGCTGGTTGATTTCTAATTATAGGAATCCTATTAGATATTTGATTAACCGCAATACTCATATCGCATTACATTTAATGTCCCATTTTATTCATAGTGTCACTTTCAGTTTCACAGAACCACAACAATTACCTGCCGATAGTGAACGACATTTTCCAACTCGATTTCCACCATGGGAATTGAAATTCCATACTGGTATATGAAACATTTGTTAAATAAATAACGAGTTTCATAGCTAGTCTTATTAACGAAATGTATGACTGTAGTTATTGTATGATTTAATAGGATACCGTGCCTTCAGTATTCCCAGGTGGTTTTGTGTCTCTATTGTGTCATGCATCATGCTGTTTCCAGATATGTGTTGTTAATCCGAATAAAAGTGGCaaatatacaatacattaaGATATCAaccaataaaatttaaaaaaaaaagtaaatgatgttttgtaaattCTAATGACATTACAAAACATTATCTATTCGTGACATCATTTCGAATCGATATAATGCGATAGTTGTAAATGGCTGGCTCATTGCATGATATATCCAATGTGTTCTACACTGATAATATCTTTGTTACCAAAACATGTACAATGGAACTTGCTCACTCAGCATCCATATAACCGCACTAGGGGGTATTTCTGATACATCTGATACAGTCATATAGAGCAGtatatttcactttttttgGTAATTAAAGAAGCAAATGGTATACAAGGTACATCggtttaatttctttttttaattatgttacATCTTGCTAACTGCTAATAGCCTGGATCTGAATCAATTCCTTTTtgaataacatcagaaaataaaatattcttaaacggaaaaaatacaccaaaattcaaacaaacaataataaattaatCCAAAAATGACAAACACAAAGACCCTGTCACTCAAAAACAACGCTATCTTTATAATGTATGGtttggaagactgtggtatatgTTGTgctattttgcgacagttcctGTCTGTTTTATATCGCTTATCTCACAGATGTATATTGGAGACACCCGTGGGCACCACCCACTCATTCACATTGTAGTGGCAAAGATGTAGTCTTCAAATTCCTTAATACTGAATGCTGAGAAGGAACGTCAACCTTTTTATGTTGCATTTATCCAGAAGAATGAACCCAAAGAGGTGTTGTTACGTATAGAACAGATATCATAGAGATATAGATTCGCTATTCCAAAATACGCACCACACAAAAAAGTGACATAGCAGACAAAATATGACTACGTCACAATCGACCACCTTGAACTTTTTGTACCGAGTAGAGACTACGTTGTTTTCCTGAATAAGATTATTCACCCTTTAGCACCAACACAGCTGTAAATGACTCTTTGTCTGATTAGCGCTAACAAAGGCGAACGCACTAAACAATCGAAAATACTACTGAGGCATTCATATAAAAGTATTAACAGATAAATCATGAATGATAACATGTTATAAGGTTGTGATTTGACCTAGATCGACGTTTATTTGTATGTCAAAGGTTGTTGGACAATCAAAACTAATCTAGAAAGTACCAAAGGAAGAATAGAGCATTGAACTCCTTGAGAGTGAATAGTTACGCAGACATCAACTGGAAATTGGCGATTTTTCTGATGGTGATGCTATAAAGTTCAGTAGTTAAacgatattgttttgttttcggTGTAGCAGTCAATATAAAAGACATAAAGTATCACGTTTATATTCCCACTCGACTAATATCAGAAAGGTTTCAGTTTTCATTACTCCAATAGGCTTCTCAAGTAGACAAATGCTTGCCAGACTGTCACGTAGTGCTGATTAAACGAACATGTATCAGGCATACAATTCGTATAATGCCTTTAAGGAAATGTTCAGCGTTCAGACAGTTGATAGCGACATAGGTGAGAAATGAACTTCAGAACCAATACCAGCAGGGAATCACGTAACTTTTCAAGCTGATAAAATGCGCTCCTTGCAGAGTGATTTCTGCCACTGTTGCAAAAAGCACATTCGGTTCATATACGAGTACAATGGAACTCGGGTAAGTGTAAGGCTCAaggaatatgaaaaaatatctcGAACTATAGAGATTTCAATGTAAccgaaaaaaaacaatgaaaccacatGGATTAGGATGCAATCCAATTAAGtatcatcaaaatatttttttcactttgaaCATAATTTCAAGTGTCGGAGGTTCCATTTTCTATTTCCAATTCTTAAATGAttgatgtcattttattttgtaattgattCCGGAATAAGTAAGGTTATATTATTTGAACAtcttttataaaactgttttgatattttcttgtTCTCTAATCTTCAAATATGTGTATAGACCGTCTATTTTCTTTCTCCTTTTTACAACTTAACATCCACATGTAGCTATAAATATTAAAGGCGTGTATGTATCAAGGAGTGTTTAAGATCGAAATAAGAAAAGAATGCCTTAACTTAACGGGCTCGAAACCTTTTCAAACGGGAATATGACAATGAAGTTTATTGACATaattatatagaatgtgtgaacTGTgagatacaaatgtaatattatataggCATCTTAAGATACGAAAGAAAATATGGTCAATATACTAATTAAACTCTTTTGGTATGATTTATATAGCGACAGGTTTGTAatgaatacatatacatataatcaTGTGATAATTTTTGTATGGTATGTTCTAGTCCGCTAAATCTGcctatatcattaaacttttcaAAATTAGTTTTGCTTAATatgtacgtatatatatattttttaaatccttAATactataggcaggtttagcggactagatttGTTCCTGTTGGATTTCCGTTGAGATTTGGTGCTGTATTTACATTTCTACAATACTAAATTATGCTCTAAACATCAGGACCTAGTTTAATCATCAGTCCTGaactttaaggaatcccttaactattttttttccaaagaaAAACACTGCAAGAAAGTTAAGGAAAGCTCCTTCAGTAAATAGTGTCCTCTTAACTTCTACAAGGTTTTCTAATGGAGAACTGTAAGTGAAATGGGGCCTGGGCCGATTATCCGAATTTAGTAATGATGTGTTgccatatttgttttcaattataaACAAACTAAAACACAGTGTCATTAAAATCCTAttcattttataatgaaatgtaGGATCAGAAAAGATAAATTTGTTTTTCGTCTTATTAGAAACTACAATTAGTTTTCACTTTGAGTTCTTCTGACGCCCATTTCCTTAGCATGTTTGAGCTGTTAAGCAGTAATAACAACACTTGTCATGCGGAAGCTGACAGAGAATCAACAACCAAACACTTTGtccagaatattttttttattaataatttattataaatcaaCAACACTTTAATATCACAGCTTAATCATATCCATCAGAATGTGAATTTCTTCCTTGaatgtatgattttataattaagcaattcttaatgaaaaaatatactcTAATCATTTTCCACAACCCAACACAATTTGTAAAACAAGTATTTCATTATCCTTCGCCTAAAGTCCAACCAACATTTTAGGACGTTTTAGGACGGCCTGACATTGATATATGGAAAAATTAAATGGGTGTCTTTAAAGAATGATTGAGTaacgtttaaaaaaaaattcataacaTCTTATAGCCGTAAAAGAAATCTAAAGAAAAGAACTCTTTCATCCACCATTTTCGATAGattttgttatgaaataatCGATAAGAAACAATTGAGAAACCACAGGTCTTGCACCACTTAAGATGCTTCACCTGATATAAATTTCTGTTCCGACAAGCAAGTAAAATACTGTACTGCGTGTATTTTGTCTTTGTACATTACAGGGTTACCGCCCTTGCGGGTTagtattcattgtgacgttaTGTGAGAAAACAATATGACGTTACGATCGCAAAACATTACGTAAACAATCAATACATAACCGAAAAGACTTAtcattctgtaatatgcaaaaactaATGGAAACTAAAATTCAAATCATGGCATAATCttttataacaaacaaacaaaccgatTATCTCAGTTTAAGTACAAGAGAAACTAAAGACACGTTACATTACACacaaaaaatcaacattgtATTGAAGTCAGAATATAGTAAATTCAATTCTGAAAAGATTCATAAAGTTAGcaattatttatcaaatattaatttcaactCGTTTTAGTACTGCTAACGTAGAAGAACCGTTAATTGTGTAATACGAAGGATTGGAAACCCCAAAATGACATTGGTAAAGTACTTTATCCACGTCGTTTTTAGATCTCAAATCCCCATATTAACATAATTCacaaacattcatttttttctctttctagTAAACCTCTGTTTATATTAAGGGTAAACTCCTTCTCTATGTATGGTCACTGACAGTTGATTTCTCTTGCATGGCACATGTCTCATACTATCAATGCTTTGCAGCGTTGCATTGCCACCTAACGGAATCAAACCAGCGTTATCGATCATTACATCCGAACGGTTAGCTATAAAACTAACAAGAGACGAAGCAGAGAGCAGACTCGCCAATTATCTTATCAATTTAGTCGATTCAGGACAATTTAGACCGCAAAGTCCATTGAATAATTAACGCGTTTAAgcagtaaatacaatgtaagCTACTTTCTCAACAACAGATTGAACTAAAGTCAAGTAGGGTCGAGTTCTCTGTAAAGTAAACTCATTTTTGTTAGTGTTCTAGGACCAgatattgctgaaaatatttaaagagtaaaatacttgtttttattcattttatagCAAATGCGAAAAACTGTagattatgatttattagcgCTGTATATAAATTGGCCATTCAAAGACAGCGCGATAAGCGCTAAAACAAACTACCGCTAAAATCAGCATTTTTACAGTAGATATACTAGGAAAAGGGTACCTAAGCTATTCACCTTTTTATCCCATCCAGGAcctttaatattattttatgctTTCGGACTAACGGTAGATGACGGACTCACTTGTTGTTTATACCATTAGACTGAAAAAAGTTGAATGTTAATCGAGGTGAGTAGAAATTTGCAATGTCACGTTGAATGACTAATAACAAGTCTGATCAATGGTTATTCTTAATCAACTTGTGTACCTATAATCGCCAACAGAATCAATGTCGGGACCGAATAGACATGAAAACAATATCCGGACCACTGCTATGCAACCTTTTGAAGACGAGAAACACAAACGATGTTGTAAGCATCCGGTGCAATTACTTGTTTCCGATGGAAGCACGTTCGTATATACGTAATCCGAGAATGTATCTAAAAAGAACCACCCTGTGAGGCCTCACTACAACTGCGATACACGTATATACTGCAGTTCTACATGACATGAAATTCTCAACAAAATGTTGGTAACATATATAGAGAGATCACTGATAATTACAACATTTGAGAAAAAATGCTTATGGATTTAAAGGTATTACTGCGGTAGGACTTCAGAAAAATGTAGAGGCTCTAATCATGTGAAAAATGTCAGTGTTATGTCATGTATTATATAAGCGTATTATAATTATTAACGAATAGAAATGGGCTTCAGTAAACAAATATTGACGATtaaatactgattttttttactgATAAGACTATACAAGGAAGATACTTATTCCGAGGATTATGTCAATTTGGCAACCAATAATCCCTTATGTACAGTGATACCCTTTCAGTAGATGTACCGCATAGCTGGTCATTTACGAAGGCGAAATTTTCGTGAATGTAACTAAAAAATTGGTTTTAAATTTGGGCGTTTTTGCCCCTATGGGTATGAATAAGTCCAAATTTCTTTATGTTTCGCGATCATAGAAAAGTGGCACGAAATCGAGAATATATCCTCCTAACGATTGCCGGTTATTTGGTACATAATGACAAATTATTAAAAGTATTCggacaatattgatattttaaaaacattgagACAACATATATATGACAATTTCGGCAATAATTATAGACTTGAGCACATAACTAACATCCTTCCGAACTTCATTCAGTATTATAGCGGGGAGGTTTGGAAGTTCTTTTCATAGGTAAACATAAAGTGGCTtacaaatattgttgaaactTAGAAATAACCAGTTGatcaaaaattattttacaatgaaaaacTATGCATAAGCTGGATGTAAATCGTCATTGTCAATTTCGGCTGATTGGATCGGTACTCATCGTCTTTTACAGAGTGCAGACTGAAGCGTTCCGATTGCAGTAAGACAAACATTGACGCTAATATGTCTCGTCTTTTTGACAACGGCAGTAACATTGTTTGAAATTGGATAAAAAATACCCCCGATATCACGTCATTTATAATCACCCACCATATTGGCGTCACGTGATTGCTTCAAAACAACATAATTGCGCCGCGTGTTCCGGCCTCATCAGACAgggatattttttaaaaaaaatatggcaTTGAGACAATGTCAGTGAAAACTGGAAAATATTGAGCTTATGCTTGCTGTTTTGTTCATaagatttttcaaaattaagaaaaaaaatcattttttgaaaaatacacCTAAAAAAACATGAGAATCTGTAAGAAGGACGTTTTATTATATTAGGAGAAGGGTACATAACTCACTAGTGTTAACCATTCTAACAGGTGTCGACTTCACGAGAAATCAGTTCCGTAAAACACTTTTCATAGTGACCACAAGTTCAATTTGTTAATAAAGAAGTCCTTATcagataaatatacaaaatacccccccccccaaaaaaaaaaaaaattaaataaaaaccCCAACAACatgtatagtgttactgtaAATCTGTGCTACGGGTGTTCGTTGTTCATGAAGTCGACACCTGATTGAATAAGTATCCTTTACCTGTGAGATATGTAAATCCTTAAAAAGCAAAAAGCATGTATACTGACCGTTGCAAACAGTTGAATCAAAAAGATATAATTTCGTCAAATCACCGTTATATGAATCATGCATAACTGTCAATATAGTTTATGTTTAGAAAACTAATTGTTGTTATAAAGTGAAAATGGTCTTAAATAACCCTTTAATCTAAACACAATCCACTGATTTCGCGAGACAGAACACAAAATAAGCACGCATAAACTAATATTAAGGGATtacgaaaaattaaaaaagaacaGTTCaaggaaatatttaaaaaaaactaaaataatccCCGTTAAACCTATAACTCGCATCTTAATTACTTTTTGATAcaatataacaggaaattacttaaatatacaatacatgtttataataacacCGCAAATATAAATTCTGGAAAACATACCTTAATAATAATATTCTATTTTCTCCGGAAATATCTAAAGTCTAGAAGAATATCACAATTATATACCTTATCACGCTAGTGTCTTTAATAAGGTTCCATCATAGCTGTCATAATCAACATTGGTCACTGTGCTTTGGAATGGTGTCAGTTCATTGGAATGCTTCTCGGATATAATTTCCCCCATAGTTATTCCGTTTGAGAATCGTTCAGTGTTTTCCTGATAACCCAACTCATCAATCTGTTGAACTGTTGACCTTCTTTTGAAACAACAACATCCAGCTGATAACGTTAACATAAACGAGGCACGATATTTTCTACAACACACGAGATACAACACAAAGTTGATGGAGAAATTCATATAGTACATTGTTAGAAACACGTACTGTAAGTTACGATCTGTTAAAGTTGATGTGGGATAGGTGCCCAGTATATGATCTAGAATCACTTTTATTCGGATGACATGGCTTGGTGCATTTAAAATTAGAAACGAAACTGAAACTGACGTCAGAAGACGTTTTACGACGTCATGAGGATTAGGTGATGAACGATGGCCTTGTGTTGACTGCAAACGTCGGAGTCGGAGTTGTCGTTTCGATGCTTCTATTGAAGCAAAAATGATACGAAACAATAGAAAGATTATCACAAAAAACGGAATCATAAGCGTCAGAACTGTATCCACGTATGTAAGACCCAGTTCAATCGTTCGGTACTGTTCTAGTGTTAA
It encodes:
- the LOC138307832 gene encoding neuropeptides capa receptor-like, which translates into the protein MLTVSSQQLQERSDAQSSGEAQFQGPNHTFLVDSMYILNTNNESTNMKNSAADLVLADSSKDALFLLRQYTLPVIGLIGIIGNVLSAAVFLSSNHRNSSCSYYFAARSITDTCFILTLFIAWLDFVDVRIFHLDGVCQITVFLSYVSSFLSVSCVVCISFENYIRICKPTKVNTFCSTQVAKRIMISLSLISIAGYNFPLWATRVSEFHGKTYCLTLEQYRTIELGLTYVDTVLTLMIPFFVIIFLLFRIIFASIEASKRQLRLRRLQSTQGHRSSPNPHDVVKRLLTSVSVSFLILNAPSHVIRIKVILDHILGTYPTSTLTDRNLQYVFLTMYYMNFSINFVLYLVCCRKYRASFMLTLSAGCCCFKRRSTVQQIDELGYQENTERFSNGITMGEIISEKHSNELTPFQSTVTNVDYDSYDGTLLKTLA